The Motacilla alba alba isolate MOTALB_02 chromosome 27, Motacilla_alba_V1.0_pri, whole genome shotgun sequence genome includes a window with the following:
- the LOC119712040 gene encoding neurogenic differentiation factor 2-like: MAARAALLLLLLMAAAAPDPAQGSQGDREPLYRECLSRCERQNCSGAALRHFRARQPLYMGLTGWTCRDECQYECMWLTVRLYQQGGHRVPQFHGKWPFSRFLFFQEPASAFASFLNGLASLVMLLRYRAAVPPAAPTYPTCVAFAWVSYVQTLCKGLSQPTTNLVAGCLQLNSRNFLTEQGQEGGRFHGPNAASFAVHPYPYPCSRLAAAPCPPAAGPGPHGLRTHGYCASAYESLYGNASPDYNSSEYDGGLSPPLCINGNFSLKQDSSSPDHEKSYHYSMHYSALPGSRPAAHNLVFGSAGMRGGVHSENIFPYDMHLPHERGPMYEELNAFFHN; encoded by the exons aTGGCGGCGCGGgccgcgctgctgctgctgcttctcatggcggcggcggcgccggaCCCGGCCCAGGGCTCGCAGGGGGACCGGGAGCCGCTGTACCGGGAGTGCCTGAGCCGCTGCGAGCGGCAGAACTGCTCGGGGGCGGCACTGCGGCACTTCCGCGCCCGGCAGCCGCTCTACATGGGCCTGACAG GCTGGACGTGCCGGGATGAGTGCCAGTACGAGTGCATGTGGCTGACGGTGCGGCTGTACCAGCAGGGCGGCCACCGCGTGCCCCAGTTCCACGGCAAG TGGCCCTTCTCCCGGTTCCTGTTCTTCCAGGAGCCGGCCTCCGCCTTCGCCTCCTTCCTGAACGGCCTGGCCAGCCTGGTGATGCTGCTGCGCTACCGGGCGGCCGTGCCCCCCGCAGCCCCCACCTACCCCACCTGCGTCGCCTTCGCCTGG GTCTCCTACGTGCAGACTCTGTGCAaggggctgtcccagcccacCACCAACCTGGTGGCCGGCTGCCTCCAGCTCAACTCCCGCAACTTCCTGAcggagcagggccaggagggggGCCGGTTCCACGGCCCCAACGCCGCCTCCTTCGCCGTGCACCCCTACCCCTACCCTTGCTCGCGGCTGGCCGCGGCGccctgcccgcccgccgccggccccgggccgCACGGGCTGAGGACACACGGCTACTGCGCCTCCGCCTACGAGAGCCTCTACGGCAACGCCTCCCCCGACTACAACAGCTCGGAGTACGACGGGGGGCTCAGCCCCCCGCTCTGCATCAACGGCAACTTCTCCCTCAAGCAGGACTCTTCATCCCCCGACCACGAGAAAAGCTACCACTACTCTATGCACTACTCGGCGCTGCCcggctcccgccccgccgcccaTAACCTGGTCTTCGGCTCGGCGGGGATGCGCGGGGGGGTCCACTCCGAGAACATCTTCCCCTACGACATGCACCTCCCGCACGAGCGGGGCCCCATGTACGAGGAGCTCAACGCCTTCTTCCACAACTGA